One region of uncultured Sulfurimonas sp. genomic DNA includes:
- a CDS encoding GspE/PulE family protein, protein MDRITTDLLANGSIMQNQVNRLLSKGLSSDLILRDITLSGFMTMDRLIRFIVEQIRNGVYELSIIDNYDYIDEKEVLRKLSKELDLVFLDLDAIDMDYQLTSKIPLTQLKKHSVLPISQDEMYVTIAFSDPLNIEAQEAIQRLFPRKLLKIATATKKQIQSYLFKVELKDSVKGLVKKIRDELNSINSIEEQQEASSILLLIDVVLKACIRGRASDVHVEPTEKNCVVRGRVDGKLAEIFIFEKDIYPPLASRLKLLANLDIAEKRKPQDGRFSTAIGDREYDFRISTLPILYGESIVMRILDKEKALVKLEDAGMDTLSYNKLIKGLREPFGIILVTGPTGSGKTTTLYGALNELRNVEDKVITVEDPVEYRMNLIQQVQVNPKVGLSFADALRSILRQDPDKIMIGEIRDHETLEIAIKAALTGHMVISTLHTNDSISAIPRMIDMGIESYLISGALVAIQAQRLIRKICLKCKTVEKVPSSILEEFAEYIPEHAVFYKGEGCKECNDTGYMGREMICEVLNVTEALSSLIAKGASKDAMLAQALKDGFVGIFENGIQKALDGITSIEEVLRVAKG, encoded by the coding sequence ATGGATAGAATAACTACTGATTTACTTGCTAATGGTTCTATTATGCAAAACCAAGTTAATAGGCTCTTGTCAAAAGGTCTAAGTTCTGATTTAATACTAAGAGACATAACCCTTTCTGGTTTTATGACTATGGATAGACTTATTCGTTTTATAGTTGAACAGATAAGAAATGGTGTCTATGAGCTATCTATAATAGATAACTATGACTATATTGATGAAAAAGAAGTTTTACGAAAACTATCAAAAGAGTTAGATTTAGTATTTTTAGACTTAGATGCTATAGATATGGATTATCAATTAACAAGTAAAATACCCTTAACTCAACTAAAAAAACACTCCGTATTACCTATTTCACAAGATGAGATGTATGTAACTATAGCCTTTAGTGATCCATTAAATATTGAAGCGCAAGAAGCTATTCAAAGATTATTTCCAAGAAAATTACTAAAGATAGCTACTGCTACAAAAAAACAGATTCAATCATATCTTTTTAAAGTAGAACTAAAAGATAGCGTAAAAGGTTTAGTTAAAAAAATACGTGATGAATTAAATTCTATAAACTCTATAGAAGAACAACAAGAAGCTTCTTCTATCCTTTTACTTATTGATGTTGTTTTAAAGGCTTGCATACGTGGTAGAGCGAGTGATGTTCATGTAGAGCCAACAGAAAAGAACTGTGTTGTTCGTGGTCGTGTGGATGGAAAACTTGCAGAAATATTTATTTTTGAAAAAGATATTTATCCTCCTTTAGCATCAAGGCTAAAACTTTTAGCTAATCTTGATATAGCCGAGAAAAGAAAACCTCAAGATGGTCGTTTTTCTACAGCAATTGGTGATAGAGAGTATGATTTTCGTATATCTACCCTTCCTATTCTTTATGGAGAGTCTATCGTTATGCGTATTCTTGATAAAGAAAAAGCACTTGTTAAACTCGAAGATGCCGGCATGGATACACTAAGTTATAATAAACTCATAAAAGGTCTTAGAGAGCCATTTGGTATTATATTAGTTACAGGACCAACTGGAAGTGGTAAAACAACAACTCTTTATGGTGCACTAAATGAACTTAGAAATGTTGAAGACAAAGTTATTACGGTTGAAGATCCTGTAGAATATAGAATGAACTTAATTCAACAAGTTCAAGTAAACCCAAAAGTTGGTCTTAGCTTTGCAGATGCACTTCGTTCTATATTAAGACAAGACCCTGATAAAATTATGATTGGTGAAATTCGTGATCATGAAACTTTAGAAATAGCTATAAAAGCAGCTCTAACTGGTCATATGGTTATCTCTACTCTTCATACAAACGACTCAATAAGCGCTATACCACGTATGATTGATATGGGTATTGAGAGCTATCTCATCAGTGGCGCATTAGTAGCGATACAAGCACAAAGACTAATTAGAAAAATTTGTTTAAAATGTAAAACAGTAGAAAAAGTTCCATCTTCTATATTAGAAGAATTTGCAGAGTATATTCCAGAACATGCTGTATTTTACAAAGGTGAGGGATGTAAAGAGTGCAACGATACAGGTTATATGGGTAGAGAAATGATTTGTGAAGTTTTAAATGTAACCGAAGCTTTATCATCACTTATAGCAAAAGGTGCATCAAAAGATGCAATGTTAGCTCAAGCACTAAAAGATGGTTTTGTAGGGATTTTTGAAAATGGAATTCAAAAAGCCTTAGATGGTATTACGAGTATAGAAGAAGTATTAAGGGTGGCTAAAGGATGA
- a CDS encoding ATP-binding protein: MRSSIFENSRNIFLDTVNAKDYIQFDRVSSIYQSLKDSVKKPLKMILLYGKPGTGKSMFLTKLYHDLSSSQKIFIYNTPILDESEFFKSLARDIFGVKYQGELNFTQFMLIVKQNALQDENTTPLVLLDEAQLYSNSQMEKIRLLSDTRYIKFIITLHKTEKEDLIAKEHFQTRIWESIELENASNIELRIYIQKKLMKANCFDSANMFSQASVNLIYKFTKGNYRDTNKLLYTLFDIYTWYSKNNQSSLKTSVASKKFIEMSAIHTGLINA; the protein is encoded by the coding sequence ATGAGAAGTAGCATCTTTGAAAATTCTAGAAATATTTTTCTTGATACTGTCAATGCAAAAGATTATATACAATTTGACAGAGTTTCGTCAATATATCAATCTCTAAAAGATTCTGTAAAAAAACCTTTAAAGATGATTCTTCTTTATGGTAAACCAGGTACTGGTAAGAGTATGTTTCTTACAAAACTTTATCATGATTTATCATCTTCTCAAAAAATTTTCATCTACAATACACCTATTTTGGATGAAAGTGAATTTTTCAAATCTCTTGCAAGAGATATTTTTGGAGTAAAATACCAAGGAGAACTTAATTTCACACAGTTTATGTTAATTGTAAAACAAAATGCTCTTCAAGATGAAAACACTACTCCATTGGTTTTATTGGATGAAGCACAGTTATATTCTAATTCTCAAATGGAAAAGATAAGACTTTTGTCAGATACTAGATATATTAAATTTATAATCACACTTCATAAGACAGAAAAAGAAGATTTAATTGCAAAAGAACACTTTCAAACTAGAATTTGGGAAAGTATAGAACTTGAAAATGCTTCTAATATTGAACTTAGAATATACATACAAAAAAAACTGATGAAAGCAAACTGTTTTGATAGTGCAAATATGTTCTCTCAAGCATCTGTTAATTTAATTTATAAATTTACAAAAGGAAATTATAGAGATACAAATAAACTTCTTTATACGCTCTTTGATATATATACTTGGTATAGTAAAAACAATCAATCTTCTTTAAAAACAAGTGTCGCTTCAAAAAAATTCATTGAAATGTCAGCTATTCATACAGGTCTAATCAATGCTTAA
- a CDS encoding CDC27 family protein yields the protein MNTLKDFDANQKAISTNEMQTSTKDKQEKISQDNNSKSQQIVEINSTISQKNTTKNFTDTNSLKNDKLTLSPSLNFISNIKHSSITNEYNYESTVKENKKIATPKSAPPKKIKEEPIKEEAVKEKIQEPEPKHQLKIQRQNTQEDINHVIKRFNKNNNPALSLFVAKKYYEIGDYHKSYNYALITNEINDNIDASWIIFAKSLVKLNQKNEAISTLKKYIKHSNSSQARILLEEITSGKFK from the coding sequence ATGAATACTCTGAAAGATTTTGATGCTAATCAAAAAGCAATAAGCACCAATGAGATGCAAACTTCAACTAAAGACAAACAAGAGAAGATCTCACAAGATAATAATTCCAAATCTCAACAAATAGTTGAAATAAATTCAACAATTTCTCAAAAAAATACAACTAAAAATTTCACTGATACAAATTCTTTAAAAAATGATAAATTAACACTTTCACCATCACTAAATTTTATTTCAAATATAAAACATAGCTCTATCACTAATGAATACAACTATGAATCAACTGTAAAAGAAAATAAAAAAATAGCGACTCCAAAATCAGCACCGCCAAAGAAGATAAAAGAAGAACCTATAAAAGAAGAGGCTGTTAAAGAAAAAATACAAGAACCTGAACCAAAACATCAACTTAAAATACAAAGACAAAATACACAAGAAGATATTAACCATGTTATTAAAAGATTTAACAAAAACAACAATCCAGCATTGAGTTTATTTGTGGCAAAAAAATATTATGAAATTGGGGATTACCATAAATCATATAACTATGCTTTAATAACTAATGAAATAAATGACAACATTGATGCAAGTTGGATAATATTTGCTAAATCTCTTGTTAAATTAAATCAAAAAAATGAAGCAATTAGCACATTAAAAAAATACATAAAACATTCAAATTCTAGCCAAGCTAGAATACTTTTAGAAGAAATTACATCAGGAAAGTTTAAATGA